One Microbacterium sp. No. 7 genomic window carries:
- a CDS encoding ABC transporter permease produces the protein MMATVNAGAVSGLAGDGAPPRTGRRVRHPWTRFLLRRAGGLLLSLAILLVVTFLIVPLLPGDPAVAAAGEGASQEQIERTRVALGLDQPLPVQFWRYLVGVFTLDMGHSFASGTSVTSAVFSRLPFTGEIALLAIAATLIISVPAGIVVALMTRGGRRSWLDHVFNALTSLVFAVPNYVLATVLIFVFAIRLGWFPSGGAATLGSLVLPTVAIMLGPICVISRVVRREAATILEQDYVRTARGWRLSPLRVNLRYVVPNLLTTTLTLSGLILAGMLGGAVVIETVFGWPGLGKGVVDAILLRDYPVIRAIILLLGLLATLLVILVDIVLAAVDPRNLTGGERHG, from the coding sequence ATGATGGCGACGGTGAACGCGGGAGCGGTCTCCGGCCTGGCCGGGGACGGAGCCCCGCCCCGCACCGGGAGACGCGTCCGTCACCCGTGGACGCGGTTCCTCCTGCGCCGGGCGGGCGGGCTGCTGCTCTCGCTGGCGATCCTCCTCGTGGTGACGTTCCTGATCGTTCCGCTGCTGCCGGGCGACCCCGCCGTGGCGGCCGCCGGCGAGGGCGCCTCCCAGGAGCAGATCGAGCGGACCCGCGTGGCCCTCGGCCTCGACCAGCCGCTGCCCGTGCAGTTCTGGCGGTACCTGGTCGGCGTCTTCACCCTGGACATGGGACACTCGTTCGCCTCGGGCACCTCCGTGACGTCGGCGGTCTTCTCCCGGCTGCCGTTCACGGGCGAGATCGCCCTCCTGGCCATCGCGGCGACGCTGATCATCAGCGTGCCGGCCGGCATCGTCGTGGCACTGATGACGCGGGGCGGACGGCGCAGCTGGCTCGACCACGTCTTCAACGCCCTCACGAGCCTCGTCTTCGCGGTGCCCAACTACGTGCTCGCGACGGTGCTGATCTTCGTCTTCGCCATCCGGCTCGGCTGGTTCCCCTCGGGCGGCGCGGCGACCCTGGGCTCGCTCGTCCTCCCGACCGTCGCGATCATGCTCGGGCCGATCTGCGTCATCTCCCGCGTGGTCCGCCGCGAGGCGGCCACGATCCTGGAGCAGGACTACGTGCGCACCGCGCGCGGCTGGCGCCTCAGCCCGCTCCGCGTGAACCTCCGCTACGTCGTGCCCAACCTGCTCACGACGACGCTGACGCTGTCGGGCCTGATCCTCGCGGGGATGCTCGGCGGCGCCGTGGTCATCGAGACGGTCTTCGGCTGGCCCGGCCTCGGCAAGGGCGTCGTCGACGCCATCCTCTTGCGGGACTACCCGGTGATCCGGGCGATCATCCTTCTCCTCGGGCTGCTGGCGACCCTGCTCGTCATCCTCGTGGACATCGTCCTCGCGGCCGTCGACCCGCGCAATCTGACCGGAGGGGAACGTCATGGCTGA
- a CDS encoding ABC transporter substrate-binding protein — protein sequence MNDKNDGTPRRIGRRRPAGLAGLAGLALGTMLVAGCTTGSGGGGSAGADGEHATDTIRISEISDPNSFNPMKASGGAAYNVASLLYETLLYQDADHATAGGLAEEWDIAPERAVFTIRDGATCSDGTAVTPTVVASSLRAFADTSGTKDIVMGPGDVAITADDDAGTVTIDLEVPWADLERGLTLPETGIVCPAGLDDLDALNIGEADGAYSGPYTLAAFQPGAMITLELRDGFRFPEFSEPLEGVPAQTVELHILNDTAAANALLTGSLDIARLISDAMNRFEDGDGFRTERFTVSSAFIIFNQREGRFFADEANRRAVAQAVDRAAFEYATSQGTGNLLVSYMPAEGAECVLDDESALVPRDADAAAAVLGGAQLKQVGSQTVGPPNGAGNSYIAQALEELGAQVDLTNSDAATWSTTLGERPDAWDLTVQSVTNPGRTHLGALSRFVGTVSDEGGRNYSGDPREDVFQALLAASAEGDQATRCAMYEQIQRDLVQSAAFVPLADKPAQATTRDGFSVRVFNNSTMSLVTMRITG from the coding sequence GTGAACGACAAGAACGACGGAACACCGAGACGCATCGGCCGCCGACGGCCGGCGGGTCTCGCCGGCCTCGCCGGCCTGGCGCTCGGAACGATGCTCGTCGCCGGCTGCACGACCGGCAGCGGAGGAGGAGGGAGCGCGGGCGCGGACGGCGAGCACGCGACCGACACGATCCGGATCTCGGAGATCTCGGACCCCAACAGCTTCAACCCCATGAAGGCGAGCGGGGGAGCGGCCTACAACGTGGCCTCGCTGTTGTACGAGACGCTCCTCTACCAGGACGCGGACCACGCCACCGCCGGCGGGCTCGCGGAGGAGTGGGACATCGCACCGGAACGCGCGGTCTTCACGATCCGCGACGGCGCCACGTGCTCCGACGGCACCGCGGTGACGCCGACCGTGGTCGCGAGCTCGCTGCGTGCCTTCGCCGACACGTCCGGGACCAAGGACATCGTCATGGGACCGGGTGACGTCGCGATCACGGCGGACGACGACGCGGGCACGGTCACGATCGACCTGGAGGTGCCCTGGGCCGACCTGGAACGCGGGCTGACGCTCCCGGAGACCGGGATCGTCTGCCCGGCCGGTCTCGACGACCTCGACGCGCTGAACATCGGCGAGGCCGACGGCGCGTACTCCGGGCCGTACACCCTCGCAGCGTTCCAGCCGGGAGCCATGATCACCCTCGAGCTGCGGGACGGCTTCCGGTTCCCGGAGTTCTCCGAGCCGCTCGAAGGCGTGCCCGCGCAGACCGTGGAGCTGCACATCCTGAACGACACGGCGGCCGCGAACGCGCTGCTCACGGGATCGCTGGACATCGCCCGCCTCATCTCCGACGCCATGAACCGCTTCGAGGACGGGGACGGATTCCGCACCGAGCGGTTCACCGTCTCCAGCGCGTTCATCATCTTCAACCAGCGCGAGGGACGGTTCTTCGCCGACGAGGCGAACCGCCGAGCGGTGGCGCAGGCGGTCGACCGCGCCGCCTTCGAGTACGCGACCTCGCAGGGCACGGGCAACCTGCTCGTCAGCTACATGCCGGCGGAGGGCGCGGAATGCGTGCTCGACGACGAGTCGGCGCTCGTCCCGCGGGACGCCGACGCCGCGGCCGCGGTCCTCGGCGGCGCCCAGCTGAAGCAGGTCGGCTCGCAGACCGTCGGCCCGCCGAACGGCGCGGGCAACTCGTACATCGCACAGGCGCTCGAGGAGCTCGGCGCCCAGGTCGATCTGACGAACTCCGACGCCGCGACGTGGTCCACGACGCTCGGCGAACGGCCCGACGCGTGGGATCTCACGGTGCAGAGCGTCACCAACCCGGGCCGCACGCACCTCGGAGCGCTCAGCCGATTCGTCGGGACGGTGAGCGACGAGGGCGGGCGCAACTACTCGGGCGACCCGCGGGAGGACGTCTTCCAGGCGTTGCTCGCCGCATCGGCCGAGGGCGACCAGGCCACGCGATGCGCCATGTACGAGCAGATCCAGAGGGACCTCGTCCAGTCGGCGGCCTTCGTGCCGCTGGCGGACAAGCCGGCCCAGGCGACGACGCGCGACGGGTTCTCCGTGCGGGTCTTCAACAACAGCACCATGTCCCTCGTCACGATGCGCATCACCGGGTGA
- a CDS encoding amidase family protein produces MSSTTPAGGIAALSQAFSAGRLTPTEALEQSLAKIAGKDPVHRAIAERNTDDARARAAASDERWRRGAPLGPLDGVPVTIKERLSMTTMPRTYGSLACTPTLPAQNEPSVDRMLEAGAVVVASTNVPDFMGTASGVSTRYGVARNAWNPAWNTGGSSAGAGSATALGYAPLNLGTDIGGSIRVPAAMSGVVGFKPSFGRVPFWNVYFGRVAGPMTRSVEDAALAMRFLSLPDARDCFAMPYQDLPWTDLDIDVSSMRIAVCTDLQEGKLVDPEIVAAVERAARVFEAAGARVEAVGPYLSHDYVSQGQAVFQAANRWTAVHDDPIVTDLDKADPQLLRSVAGTESRSAVDLIRSINMVIPLVRETCALLDAYDVVLSPTIGFLPGPAESTQLEETSRHAIFTRPLSAAGAPAVSVNCGFSAEGKPIGLQIAASRWEDLRVLRAAHWYEQHRGAEATPDWSVLD; encoded by the coding sequence ATGTCATCGACGACGCCTGCAGGAGGAATCGCCGCGCTGTCCCAGGCCTTCTCGGCGGGACGGCTGACTCCCACGGAGGCGCTCGAGCAGAGCCTGGCGAAGATCGCCGGCAAGGATCCGGTGCATCGCGCGATCGCGGAGCGGAACACGGACGACGCCCGCGCCCGCGCCGCGGCGAGCGACGAGCGCTGGCGCCGCGGCGCGCCCCTCGGGCCGCTCGACGGCGTCCCGGTGACGATCAAGGAGCGGCTGTCCATGACGACGATGCCGCGCACCTACGGGAGCCTGGCCTGCACGCCGACCCTGCCCGCGCAGAACGAGCCCTCCGTCGACCGGATGCTGGAGGCCGGCGCCGTGGTCGTCGCGAGCACCAATGTCCCGGACTTCATGGGAACGGCATCCGGCGTCTCGACGAGATACGGGGTGGCGAGGAACGCGTGGAACCCCGCCTGGAACACCGGCGGCTCGTCGGCGGGCGCCGGATCGGCGACCGCGCTGGGGTACGCCCCGCTGAACCTCGGCACGGACATCGGCGGATCCATCCGGGTGCCGGCGGCGATGAGCGGCGTCGTCGGCTTCAAGCCGTCCTTCGGACGCGTGCCGTTCTGGAACGTCTACTTCGGCCGCGTCGCGGGGCCGATGACCCGGTCCGTCGAGGACGCCGCGCTCGCGATGCGGTTCCTGTCGCTCCCCGACGCGCGCGACTGCTTCGCGATGCCCTATCAGGACCTGCCCTGGACAGACCTCGACATCGACGTCTCCTCGATGCGCATCGCCGTGTGCACCGATCTGCAGGAGGGCAAGCTGGTCGACCCGGAGATCGTGGCGGCCGTCGAGCGTGCGGCGCGCGTCTTCGAGGCCGCGGGCGCACGCGTCGAGGCCGTCGGCCCCTATCTGTCGCACGACTACGTGTCGCAGGGACAGGCCGTCTTCCAGGCCGCGAACCGGTGGACGGCCGTGCACGACGACCCGATCGTCACCGACCTCGACAAGGCCGATCCGCAGCTGCTGCGATCGGTCGCCGGCACCGAGTCGCGGTCGGCCGTCGATCTCATCCGCTCGATCAACATGGTCATCCCGCTCGTCCGGGAGACCTGCGCGCTGCTCGACGCCTACGACGTCGTGCTGTCGCCGACGATCGGGTTCCTCCCCGGCCCGGCCGAGAGCACGCAGCTCGAGGAGACGTCGCGGCACGCCATCTTCACCCGTCCGCTCAGCGCCGCCGGGGCGCCCGCCGTCTCGGTCAACTGCGGGTTCTCGGCGGAGGGCAAGCCCATCGGCCTGCAGATCGCCGCGTCGCGATGGGAGGACCTGCGCGTGCTCAGGGCGGCGCACTGGTACGAGCAGCATCGCGGCGCCGAGGCCACCCCGGACTGGAGCGTCCTGGACTGA
- a CDS encoding Lrp/AsnC family transcriptional regulator, whose product MRETYDEIDLRIIHALQIAPRAPWRRLAGPLEISTATLTRRWSDITRRGDARITAYANPRRIGGAAMLEVSCTPSAVEEVAAAIARARQAATVREMSGSADLLVSVRTRSVAEAAAFIRGLRNLSGVQRIQSNVVTRLFATAAQWRLNALTPAQIRAVHALAPTPPREPPRPLAELDERIVRALGRDGRASATLLAQELGISLNTVRRRLQPLFESGTVEIRCDISPAVAEREALAAFWLRVPPERLIATAQAMTNAPSIRAVFTLTGPCNLFLVAWLRHPSELPDFETQLVRLAPGIIVGDRAVQLRVLKLAGRLLGDDGRVTEVIPMDY is encoded by the coding sequence ATGCGTGAGACCTACGACGAGATCGATCTGCGCATCATCCATGCCCTGCAGATCGCACCCCGGGCGCCGTGGCGCCGGCTGGCGGGACCCCTCGAGATCAGCACGGCGACGCTGACGCGGCGCTGGAGCGACATCACGCGGCGCGGGGACGCGCGGATCACCGCCTACGCGAATCCGCGCCGCATCGGCGGGGCCGCGATGCTGGAGGTGAGCTGCACGCCCAGCGCGGTGGAGGAGGTCGCCGCGGCGATCGCCCGCGCACGGCAGGCCGCGACGGTGCGGGAGATGTCCGGGTCGGCGGACCTGCTGGTGTCGGTGCGCACCCGCTCGGTGGCCGAGGCCGCGGCGTTCATCCGCGGGCTGCGGAACCTCTCCGGCGTGCAGAGGATCCAGTCGAACGTGGTGACGCGGCTGTTCGCGACGGCCGCGCAGTGGCGGCTGAACGCGCTCACACCGGCCCAGATCCGCGCCGTGCACGCCCTCGCCCCCACGCCGCCGCGCGAGCCTCCGCGCCCGCTCGCCGAGCTCGACGAGCGCATCGTCCGCGCCCTGGGCCGAGACGGACGAGCCTCCGCCACGCTGCTCGCGCAGGAGCTCGGCATCAGCCTCAACACCGTGCGGCGCCGGCTGCAGCCGCTGTTCGAGAGCGGGACGGTGGAGATCCGGTGCGACATCAGCCCGGCGGTCGCCGAGCGGGAGGCGCTCGCGGCGTTCTGGCTGCGGGTGCCGCCGGAGCGCCTCATCGCGACGGCGCAGGCGATGACCAACGCGCCCTCGATCCGCGCCGTGTTCACGCTCACGGGCCCCTGCAACCTCTTCCTCGTGGCGTGGCTGCGTCATCCGTCCGAGCTTCCCGACTTCGAGACGCAGCTCGTCCGCCTGGCACCGGGCATCATCGTCGGCGATCGCGCCGTGCAGCTGCGCGTCCTCAAGCTCGCGGGGAGGCTGCTGGGCGACGACGGGCGGGTCACCGAGGTCATCCCGATGGACTACTGA
- the pdxS gene encoding pyridoxal 5'-phosphate synthase lyase subunit PdxS — translation MSEATTGSARVKRGLAEMLKGGVIMDVVTPEQAKIAEDAGAVAVMALERVPADIRAQGGVSRMSDPDMIDGIIEAVSIPVMAKARIGHFVEAQVLQQLGVDYIDESEVLSPADYVNHIDKWGFQVPFVCGATNLGEALRRITEGAAMIRSKGEAGTGDVSEATKHIRTIQGEINALRAKTKDELYVAAKELQAPYELVAEVAETGRLPVVLFVAGGVATPADAAMMMQLGADGVFVGSGIFKSGEPAKRAAAIVKATTFHDDPAVIAEVSRGLGEAMVGINVSDLPAPHRLAERGW, via the coding sequence GTGAGCGAAGCGACCACCGGATCGGCGCGCGTCAAGCGCGGTCTCGCCGAGATGCTCAAGGGCGGCGTCATCATGGACGTCGTCACCCCCGAACAGGCGAAGATCGCCGAGGACGCCGGGGCCGTCGCCGTCATGGCGCTCGAGCGCGTGCCGGCGGACATCCGCGCGCAGGGCGGCGTGTCGCGCATGAGCGACCCCGACATGATCGACGGCATCATCGAGGCCGTCTCGATCCCGGTCATGGCGAAGGCGCGCATCGGCCACTTCGTCGAGGCCCAGGTGCTGCAGCAGCTCGGCGTCGACTACATCGACGAGTCGGAGGTGCTCTCGCCCGCCGACTACGTCAACCACATCGACAAGTGGGGCTTCCAGGTGCCGTTCGTGTGCGGTGCGACGAACCTGGGCGAGGCGCTGCGCCGCATCACCGAGGGCGCCGCGATGATCCGCTCGAAGGGCGAGGCCGGCACGGGCGACGTCTCCGAGGCGACCAAGCACATCCGCACGATCCAGGGCGAGATCAATGCGCTGCGCGCCAAGACGAAGGACGAGCTGTACGTCGCCGCCAAGGAGCTGCAGGCGCCCTACGAGCTCGTCGCCGAGGTCGCCGAGACCGGCAGGCTCCCCGTCGTGCTGTTCGTCGCCGGAGGAGTCGCCACGCCCGCCGACGCCGCGATGATGATGCAGCTGGGCGCCGACGGCGTGTTCGTGGGCTCGGGCATCTTCAAGTCGGGCGAGCCCGCGAAGCGCGCCGCCGCGATCGTCAAGGCCACGACGTTCCACGACGACCCCGCGGTGATCGCGGAGGTCTCGCGGGGCCTCGGCGAGGCGATGGTCGGCATCAACGTCTCCGACCTGCCCGCGCCGCACCGCCTGGCGGAGCGCGGCTGGTAG
- a CDS encoding aminotransferase class I/II-fold pyridoxal phosphate-dependent enzyme, translating to MTTTDPAIRGSSASEIADSVRELLERGVLAPGDALPPVRSLADSLGVNRNTAMAAYRQLAHAGLVIARGRAGTVVAERSRTPQEGFAPATVLRDVGTGNPDPSLIPDPTPALHRVGGRPVLYGEPVVDRDLERWATRWIADAVPAGRASRLTVTGGAVDAVERLLAQALTRDDAVALEDPCFLASIQTVRLGGYRAVPVEVDAEGMTPAGLRAALAAGVRAVVCTPRAQNPTGASLSARRAAALRAELADHPYVLVVEDDHFSMLSQRPYHSLIGPDHRRWALVRSVSKFLGPDMCLAVTASDPDTADRLALRLSPGTTWVSHLLQRLVAALADDEEIAARIAAAGRHYAARNLAFAGLLRERGIDAEAGDGLNLWVPLPVPAQAVAVRLMRRGWLARTGDEFVLEGADARRRLRLTVHDLDDEEARRLAGDIAEAVDEARADG from the coding sequence ATGACCACCACCGACCCGGCGATCCGCGGATCGTCCGCATCGGAGATCGCCGACAGCGTGCGCGAGCTGCTCGAGCGCGGCGTGCTCGCCCCGGGCGACGCGCTGCCGCCCGTGCGCTCCCTCGCCGACAGCCTGGGCGTCAACCGCAACACCGCGATGGCGGCCTATCGCCAGCTCGCGCACGCCGGCCTGGTGATCGCGCGCGGCCGCGCGGGCACCGTCGTGGCGGAGCGCTCCCGCACGCCCCAGGAGGGGTTCGCCCCGGCCACCGTGCTGCGCGACGTCGGAACCGGCAACCCCGACCCGTCGCTCATCCCCGATCCCACGCCGGCCCTGCACCGCGTGGGCGGGCGCCCCGTGCTGTACGGCGAGCCCGTCGTCGATCGCGATCTCGAGCGCTGGGCGACGCGCTGGATCGCCGACGCGGTCCCCGCCGGCCGGGCCTCGCGCCTGACCGTGACGGGCGGCGCCGTCGACGCCGTCGAGCGCCTGCTCGCGCAGGCGCTCACGCGCGACGACGCGGTCGCGCTCGAAGACCCGTGCTTCCTCGCGAGCATCCAGACCGTGCGCCTCGGCGGCTATCGCGCCGTGCCGGTCGAGGTGGATGCCGAGGGCATGACCCCCGCCGGGCTCCGTGCCGCGCTGGCGGCCGGCGTGCGCGCCGTCGTCTGCACGCCCCGCGCCCAGAACCCGACGGGCGCGAGCCTGAGCGCTCGCCGCGCCGCCGCGCTGCGCGCCGAGCTCGCCGACCACCCGTACGTGCTCGTCGTCGAGGACGATCACTTCTCGATGCTGTCGCAGCGGCCCTACCACTCCCTCATCGGCCCCGACCATCGCCGGTGGGCGCTCGTGCGCTCCGTGTCGAAGTTCCTGGGCCCCGACATGTGCCTCGCGGTCACGGCATCCGACCCCGACACGGCCGATCGCCTCGCACTCCGGCTCAGCCCGGGCACGACATGGGTGAGCCACCTGCTGCAGCGGCTCGTCGCGGCCCTCGCCGACGACGAGGAGATCGCCGCGCGCATCGCGGCAGCCGGCCGTCACTACGCCGCGCGCAACCTGGCCTTCGCCGGGCTCCTGCGGGAGCGCGGCATCGACGCGGAGGCCGGCGACGGACTCAACCTATGGGTCCCCCTCCCCGTTCCCGCGCAGGCCGTCGCGGTGCGGCTCATGCGCCGCGGATGGCTCGCCCGCACGGGCGACGAGTTCGTGCTCGAGGGCGCCGACGCGCGCCGGCGCCTGCGCCTCACGGTGCACGATCTCGACGACGAGGAGGCGCGCCGCCTCGCGGGCGACATCGCCGAGGCCGTCGACGAGGCCCGCGCGGACGGCTGA
- the pdxY gene encoding pyridoxal kinase PdxY, translating to MKILSIQSAVAYGHVGNSAAVFPLQRIGVEVLPVYTVNFSNHTGYGAWRGPLIAPDDVREVITGIEERGVLGQIDVVLSGYQGGEGIADVILDAVARVKRANPDAVYACDPVMGNAKSGCFVAPAIPVLLRDRVVPAADIITPNQFELGFLTETEPSDLASTLAAADLARASGPRTVLVTSVERPDRPDDTIEMLAVTDDGAWIVQTPRIPMKANGSGDVAAALFTAHFRTTGDAAAALARTTSSVFDLLQATHDSGERELRLVESQEFYAHPRLQFEVARVR from the coding sequence GTGAAGATCCTCTCCATCCAGTCCGCCGTCGCCTACGGGCACGTCGGCAACTCCGCGGCCGTCTTCCCGCTCCAGCGCATCGGCGTCGAGGTGCTCCCCGTGTACACGGTGAACTTCTCGAACCACACGGGCTACGGAGCCTGGCGCGGGCCGCTCATCGCGCCCGACGACGTGCGCGAGGTCATCACCGGCATCGAGGAGCGCGGCGTGCTCGGCCAGATCGACGTCGTGCTGTCGGGCTACCAGGGCGGGGAGGGCATCGCCGACGTCATCCTCGACGCCGTCGCCCGCGTGAAGCGGGCCAACCCCGACGCGGTCTACGCGTGCGACCCCGTGATGGGCAACGCGAAGAGCGGATGCTTCGTGGCGCCGGCGATCCCCGTGCTGCTGCGCGACCGCGTGGTGCCCGCGGCCGACATCATCACGCCGAACCAGTTCGAGCTGGGCTTCCTCACCGAGACGGAGCCGTCGGACCTCGCCTCGACGCTCGCCGCCGCCGACCTCGCGCGCGCGAGCGGCCCGCGCACGGTGCTCGTGACGAGCGTCGAGCGCCCCGACAGGCCCGACGACACGATCGAGATGCTCGCGGTGACCGACGACGGGGCGTGGATCGTGCAGACGCCGCGCATCCCGATGAAGGCCAACGGGTCGGGCGACGTCGCCGCGGCCCTGTTCACCGCCCATTTCCGCACCACGGGCGACGCGGCAGCGGCGCTGGCGCGCACGACGTCGAGCGTGTTCGACCTGCTCCAGGCCACCCACGACTCGGGCGAGCGCGAGCTGCGGCTCGTCGAGTCGCAGGAGTTCTACGCGCACCCCCGCCTGCAGTTCGAGGTCGCGCGGGTGCGCTGA
- a CDS encoding HIT family protein yields MTELDDAAQLVGVPDEFQRLWTPHRMAYIKAGPQPLRDTCPFCAAPAGADADGLIVHRGVTSYVLLNLFPYNSGHLLICPYRHIATYDQASPEEVAEIGELTQTAMRVLRAVSRCDGFNIGMNQGQVAGAGVEEHLHQHIVPRWTSDANFFPIIAKTKALPQLLGEVREAVASAWPA; encoded by the coding sequence GTGACCGAGCTCGACGACGCCGCGCAGCTGGTCGGCGTGCCCGACGAGTTCCAGCGGCTGTGGACCCCTCACCGGATGGCGTACATCAAGGCGGGCCCCCAGCCGCTGCGGGACACCTGCCCGTTCTGCGCGGCGCCCGCGGGCGCCGACGCCGACGGCCTCATCGTGCACCGGGGGGTCACGTCGTACGTGCTCCTGAACCTGTTCCCCTACAACTCCGGCCATCTGCTGATCTGCCCCTACCGGCACATCGCGACGTACGACCAGGCGTCGCCCGAGGAGGTGGCCGAGATCGGCGAGCTGACGCAGACGGCGATGCGCGTGCTGCGCGCCGTCTCCCGGTGCGACGGCTTCAACATCGGCATGAACCAGGGCCAGGTCGCGGGCGCCGGCGTCGAGGAGCACCTGCACCAGCACATCGTGCCGCGCTGGACGTCGGACGCGAACTTCTTCCCGATCATCGCCAAGACCAAGGCGCTGCCGCAGCTGCTCGGCGAGGTGCGAGAGGCGGTCGCCTCCGCCTGGCCCGCGTAG
- the thrS gene encoding threonine--tRNA ligase, with protein sequence MRVDGELADLATEVTGTQATEPVTIDSPDGLAILRHSTAHVLAQAVQRIRPQANLGIGPPVTDGFYYDFGVDEPFTPDDLKAIKKEMERIVREGQRFVRRVVSDDEARAELADEPFKLELIGLKGGGAEKTEGASVEVGAGELTIYDNVGRDGETVWKDLCRGPHVPGTRMVGNGWDLMRVAGAYWRGSEKNPQLQRIYGTAWPTKDELRAYQHRLEEAAKRDHRKLGRELDLFSFPDEIGSGLSVWHPKGGIVRGEMEQHARRRHIEAGYTYVYTPHISKEDLFLTSNHLVTYRDGMFPPIRMDEEVDEHGHVTKQGQDYYLKPMNCPMHILIYRERGRSYRELPMRLAENGTVYRNELSGALHGLTRVRGFTQDDSHLFVTPDQLEAEATHVLEFVISMLRDFGLDDFELELSMRDDEKSKWIGTDEFWEYSTNALRNVAVASGLKLTEVPGEAAFYGPKIDLKTKDAIGRTWQLSTVQVDPNLPERFGLEYTGPDGEKHRPIMIHRALFGSIERFFAILLEHYAGAFPVWLSPVQVIGIPVADEFAPYLDGIVERLRAAGVRAEVDHSDDRMQKKIRTHTTQKVPLQLIAGEQDRSAGTVSFRFRDGTQTNGIPVDEAIDRIVRAIAEKTLVNTAEDLP encoded by the coding sequence ATGCGCGTCGACGGAGAGCTCGCCGACCTCGCGACCGAGGTGACGGGCACGCAGGCGACAGAGCCGGTCACGATCGACAGCCCCGACGGCCTCGCCATCCTGCGCCACTCGACGGCGCACGTGCTCGCGCAGGCCGTGCAGCGCATCCGGCCGCAGGCGAATCTCGGCATCGGCCCGCCGGTCACCGACGGCTTCTACTACGATTTCGGCGTCGACGAGCCCTTCACGCCCGACGACCTCAAGGCCATCAAGAAGGAGATGGAGCGCATCGTCCGCGAGGGCCAGCGCTTCGTCCGCCGCGTCGTGAGCGACGACGAGGCGCGCGCCGAGCTCGCCGACGAGCCGTTCAAGCTCGAGCTGATCGGGCTCAAGGGCGGCGGGGCCGAGAAGACCGAGGGGGCGTCCGTCGAGGTCGGCGCCGGCGAGCTGACGATCTACGACAACGTCGGCCGCGACGGCGAGACCGTCTGGAAGGACCTCTGCCGCGGCCCGCACGTGCCGGGCACGCGCATGGTCGGCAACGGCTGGGATCTCATGCGCGTCGCGGGCGCCTACTGGCGCGGCAGCGAGAAGAACCCGCAGCTGCAGCGCATCTACGGCACGGCGTGGCCGACGAAGGACGAGCTGCGCGCCTACCAGCACCGCCTCGAGGAGGCGGCCAAGCGTGACCACCGCAAGCTCGGCCGCGAGCTCGACCTGTTCTCGTTCCCCGACGAGATCGGCTCGGGCCTGTCGGTGTGGCATCCCAAGGGCGGCATCGTCCGCGGCGAGATGGAGCAGCACGCGCGCCGCCGGCACATCGAGGCCGGCTACACCTACGTGTACACGCCGCACATCTCGAAGGAGGACCTCTTCCTCACCTCGAACCACCTCGTCACGTACCGCGACGGCATGTTCCCGCCGATCCGCATGGACGAGGAGGTCGACGAGCACGGGCACGTCACCAAGCAGGGCCAGGACTACTACCTCAAGCCCATGAACTGCCCCATGCACATCCTCATCTACCGGGAGCGCGGCCGCAGCTACCGCGAGCTGCCGATGCGTCTCGCCGAGAACGGCACTGTCTACCGCAACGAGCTGTCGGGCGCCCTGCACGGCCTCACCCGCGTGCGCGGCTTCACGCAGGACGACTCGCACCTGTTCGTGACGCCCGACCAGCTCGAGGCGGAGGCGACGCACGTGCTGGAGTTCGTCATCTCGATGCTGCGCGACTTCGGCCTCGACGACTTCGAGCTGGAGCTGTCGATGCGCGACGACGAGAAGTCGAAGTGGATCGGCACCGACGAGTTCTGGGAGTACTCGACGAACGCGCTGCGCAACGTCGCGGTCGCGAGCGGGCTCAAGCTGACCGAGGTGCCGGGCGAGGCGGCCTTCTACGGCCCGAAGATCGACCTGAAGACGAAGGATGCCATCGGCCGCACCTGGCAGCTCTCCACCGTGCAGGTCGACCCCAACCTCCCCGAGCGCTTCGGCCTCGAGTACACGGGGCCCGACGGCGAGAAGCACCGCCCGATCATGATCCATCGCGCGCTGTTCGGCTCGATCGAGCGGTTCTTCGCGATCCTGCTGGAGCACTACGCGGGCGCGTTCCCGGTATGGCTGTCGCCCGTGCAGGTCATCGGCATCCCCGTCGCCGACGAGTTCGCGCCGTACCTCGACGGCATCGTCGAGCGCCTCCGTGCCGCGGGCGTGCGCGCCGAGGTCGACCACTCCGACGACCGCATGCAGAAGAAGATCCGCACGCACACGACCCAGAAGGTGCCGCTCCAGCTCATCGCGGGCGAGCAGGACCGCTCGGCGGGCACCGTGTCGTTCCGCTTCCGCGACGGGACGCAGACCAACGGCATCCCGGTGGACGAGGCGATCGACCGGATCGTGCGCGCGATCGCCGAGAAGACGCTCGTGAACACGGCCGAGGACCTCCCGTGA